One genomic region from Cyanobium usitatum str. Tous encodes:
- a CDS encoding DEAD/DEAH box helicase — protein MAPHGLDPAAIFPFPLDDFQLEAIDALNQGHSVVVSAPTGSGKTLVGEYAIYRALAHGQKVFYTTPLKALSNQKLRDFREQFGADKVGLLTGDMSLNREAQVVVMTTEIFRNMLYAAADAGDDPLEGVEAVVLDECHYMNDSQRGTVWEESIIHCPLPIQLVALSATVANAGQLTDWIERVHGPTQLVLSDHRPVPLAFSFCSAKGLHPLLNDEGTGLHPNCKVWRAPKGGQRKGPKTPKPPQPEAPPLGFVVAQMAERDMLPAIYFIFSRRGCDKGVKELGKAALVTPAEQARIKARLDLFVATTPEAVREGGHAEALLRGIAAHHAGVLPAWKELIEELFQQGLIKVVFATETLAAGINMPARTTVISALSKRTERGHRPLMGSEFLQMAGRAGRRGLDIQGYVVTVQSRFEGVREAGQLATAPADPLVSQFMPSYGMVLNLLQRYDLAKAKELVERSFGRYLATLDLVEDEARIAQLMQQLEGLEDGSGEVPWDDFEDYEKQRAHLREERRILRILQQQAEETVAHELTLALQFASEGTLVSLKAPQLRGRVTPAVIVEKVKGPGQFPLLKCLTDENLWLLLPCHGVVSLHAELSCLQVSQVDPPELRQLGELRHGDQASGGLALAVAHMASRHDMATPQYDLAGEVQDQAQQVQQLEEGLELHPAHRWGDRRQLKKHRRRMEELQIEIEERQQLLHFRSNRHWDTFLALIEVLRFFGALAGADGLEPTEVGRTVAALRGDNELWLGLSLMSGHLDELDPPQLAAVFEAISTEVNRPDLWCGYPPPPAAEEALHDLRGLRRELERQQEHAKVNFPLWWEPELMGLVHAWAKGASWSDMIANTSLDEGDVVRILRRTVDLLAQVPYCEAISEQLRSKARAALKSINRFPVCEIEDLLAKEPAAIARPVEPA, from the coding sequence TGGGCTGGATCCTGCAGCGATTTTTCCTTTCCCGCTCGACGACTTCCAGCTCGAGGCGATCGACGCGCTCAACCAGGGCCACTCGGTAGTGGTGAGCGCGCCCACGGGCTCCGGTAAGACGCTGGTGGGTGAATACGCCATCTACCGCGCTCTGGCCCATGGCCAGAAAGTTTTTTACACCACGCCGCTGAAGGCGCTCTCTAACCAGAAACTGCGCGATTTCCGCGAGCAGTTTGGTGCCGACAAGGTGGGGCTGCTCACCGGTGATATGAGCCTCAACCGGGAGGCCCAGGTGGTGGTGATGACCACCGAGATCTTCCGCAACATGCTCTACGCGGCAGCCGATGCGGGAGATGACCCGCTGGAGGGCGTGGAGGCGGTGGTGCTCGATGAGTGCCACTACATGAACGATTCCCAGCGCGGCACCGTCTGGGAGGAGTCGATCATTCACTGCCCGCTGCCGATTCAATTGGTGGCGCTTTCGGCCACGGTGGCCAATGCCGGCCAGCTCACCGACTGGATCGAGAGAGTGCATGGGCCCACCCAGCTGGTGCTCAGTGACCACCGGCCGGTGCCGCTGGCCTTCAGCTTTTGCAGTGCTAAGGGCCTGCACCCCTTGCTCAACGACGAGGGCACCGGGCTCCATCCCAACTGCAAGGTGTGGCGCGCCCCCAAGGGCGGCCAGCGCAAGGGCCCGAAAACACCCAAACCGCCCCAGCCCGAGGCTCCGCCCCTGGGTTTTGTGGTGGCCCAAATGGCCGAGCGCGACATGCTGCCGGCCATCTATTTCATCTTCAGTCGCCGCGGTTGCGATAAGGGCGTCAAGGAGCTGGGCAAGGCTGCCCTGGTAACGCCGGCTGAACAGGCACGCATTAAGGCCCGCCTGGATCTTTTTGTGGCAACGACCCCCGAGGCGGTGCGGGAGGGCGGCCACGCCGAGGCCCTGCTACGCGGCATTGCCGCCCACCATGCCGGCGTGCTGCCGGCATGGAAGGAGCTGATCGAGGAGTTGTTTCAGCAGGGGCTGATCAAGGTGGTGTTTGCCACCGAAACCCTGGCTGCCGGCATCAACATGCCGGCTCGCACCACGGTGATTTCGGCGCTGAGCAAGCGCACCGAGCGAGGCCACCGCCCCTTGATGGGCAGTGAGTTTTTGCAGATGGCGGGCCGGGCCGGCCGGCGCGGCCTCGATATCCAGGGCTACGTGGTGACCGTGCAGAGCCGCTTTGAGGGCGTGCGCGAGGCGGGCCAGCTCGCTACCGCGCCAGCCGATCCGCTGGTCAGCCAGTTCATGCCCAGCTACGGCATGGTTCTCAACTTGTTGCAGCGCTACGACCTAGCTAAGGCTAAGGAGCTGGTGGAGCGCAGTTTTGGCCGCTACCTGGCCACACTCGATTTAGTCGAGGACGAGGCCCGCATCGCCCAGTTGATGCAGCAGCTCGAAGGCCTGGAAGATGGCTCCGGCGAGGTGCCCTGGGACGACTTCGAGGACTACGAAAAGCAGCGAGCTCACCTGCGCGAAGAGAGGCGCATTTTGCGGATCTTGCAGCAGCAGGCCGAGGAAACCGTCGCCCACGAGCTCACCTTGGCGTTGCAATTCGCCAGCGAGGGCACTTTGGTGAGCCTCAAGGCACCCCAGTTGCGCGGCCGGGTGACCCCGGCGGTGATTGTGGAGAAGGTGAAGGGGCCGGGGCAGTTTCCCCTGCTCAAGTGCCTCACCGACGAGAACCTTTGGCTGTTGCTGCCCTGCCACGGGGTGGTGAGCTTGCACGCCGAGCTCAGTTGCCTGCAGGTGAGCCAGGTGGATCCCCCCGAGTTGCGCCAGCTTGGTGAGTTGCGCCACGGCGATCAGGCCAGCGGCGGCTTGGCCCTTGCCGTTGCCCACATGGCCAGTCGCCACGACATGGCCACCCCCCAGTACGACCTGGCCGGTGAGGTGCAGGACCAGGCCCAGCAGGTGCAGCAGCTGGAGGAGGGCCTGGAGCTGCATCCAGCCCACCGCTGGGGCGACCGCCGCCAGCTCAAGAAGCACCGCCGCCGCATGGAGGAGTTGCAGATAGAGATCGAGGAGCGCCAGCAGCTGCTGCACTTCCGCTCTAATCGCCACTGGGATACGTTCCTGGCGTTGATTGAGGTGTTGCGTTTCTTCGGCGCTCTGGCTGGGGCTGATGGCCTGGAGCCCACCGAGGTGGGCCGCACCGTCGCCGCCCTGCGCGGCGACAACGAGCTGTGGCTGGGACTGTCGCTGATGAGCGGCCACCTCGATGAGCTCGATCCGCCCCAGCTGGCGGCGGTGTTTGAAGCCATCTCCACCGAAGTCAACCGGCCCGATCTGTGGTGCGGCTACCCGCCGCCACCAGCGGCCGAGGAGGCCCTGCATGATCTGCGCGGCCTGCGCCGCGAGCTGGAGCGTCAGCAGGAGCACGCCAAGGTCAATTTCCCGCTTTGGTGGGAGCCCGAGCTGATGGGCCTGGTGCACGCCTGGGCTAAAGGTGCCAGCTGGAGCGACATGATTGCCAACACCTCCCTTGACGAGGGTGATGTGGTGCGAATCCTGCGCCGCACCGTTGATTTGCTGGCCCAGGTGCCCTACTGCGAGGCGATCAGCGAGCAGCTGCGCAGCAAGGCCCGAGCTGCCCTCAAATCGATTAATCGCTTCCCGGTTTGCGAGATCGAGGATTTGTTGGCCAAGGAGCCGGCGGCGATTGCCAGGCCGGTCGAACCCGCATGA
- a CDS encoding DUF1997 domain-containing protein has product MPLEPAPLVDQLELFLAKPLRPLRGLLDSNRLQSDGGDLYDYKSRPYAVAGWILQPRVSLRARLIAGELLIEQVACRVDGLGEWQERLRFGLEARLRPAAIAPTALEAEALVWADLPGVAVLAAAPVLNLALQQLLDRLERRCQQGLRRRAEAWLGRAS; this is encoded by the coding sequence GTGCCGCTTGAACCTGCCCCGCTGGTGGACCAGCTGGAGCTGTTCCTTGCCAAACCCTTGCGACCATTGCGCGGCCTGCTCGACTCCAATCGCCTCCAGTCCGATGGTGGTGATTTGTACGACTACAAGTCAAGACCCTACGCAGTGGCGGGTTGGATCCTCCAGCCCCGGGTTTCGCTGCGGGCTCGGCTGATTGCAGGGGAGCTGCTGATCGAGCAGGTCGCCTGCAGGGTGGATGGTTTGGGCGAGTGGCAGGAGCGCCTGCGCTTTGGTTTGGAGGCCCGGCTGCGCCCGGCTGCAATTGCACCAACAGCCCTAGAGGCCGAGGCTTTGGTGTGGGCCGACCTGCCTGGGGTGGCCGTCTTGGCAGCCGCACCCGTGCTCAACCTGGCCCTGCAGCAACTGCTCGATCGGCTGGAGCGGCGCTGCCAGCAGGGGCTGCGCCGGCGGGCTGAAGCCTGGCTGGGTAGAGCCTCGTAG
- a CDS encoding sialidase family protein → MSQLSRRQILLGLSSAGVATALAGTGVARVRQSDPAQWGQQDLLISNPFISGEGGYSCYRTPGLAISASGSVLAFCGGRVDNCKDEGNIDVLLRRSLDGGRSWEQLQVLANDGPNPCKIPLPVVLPTGRILLLWLWNASVARESDRGSRDIRVTFSDDDGSSWAPSRDITAQARLPGWKPWYGIGPGHGIVKQLEPASGRIVVPARHSIKGRGSASHLLLSDDGGASWRVGAVASYSPSSECTVSELGDGSLMLNSRSNGGRRVVSISRDGGLTMASSGPDPQLIEPVNGCQASLLTYGFGPGQQATLVFANPVDLQHRTNGRLRLSTNNGQSWSRGFGYGQGAGSFTGYSDLARFANGDVGLLVESGASYRKARDNQRHGGIVFQRIPFELIRAA, encoded by the coding sequence ATGAGCCAGCTGAGTCGTCGCCAAATTCTGTTGGGCCTATCCAGTGCAGGAGTTGCCACCGCATTGGCCGGCACTGGGGTTGCTCGTGTGCGTCAAAGCGACCCTGCCCAGTGGGGCCAGCAAGATCTTCTGATCAGTAATCCCTTCATCTCCGGCGAGGGGGGATACAGCTGCTACCGCACCCCTGGCTTGGCGATAAGTGCCAGTGGCAGCGTGCTGGCCTTCTGTGGCGGGCGCGTCGACAACTGCAAGGACGAAGGCAATATTGATGTGCTGCTGCGGCGCTCCCTTGATGGCGGCCGCAGCTGGGAGCAGCTGCAGGTGCTGGCCAACGACGGGCCCAATCCCTGCAAAATCCCCCTGCCTGTGGTGCTTCCCACCGGGCGCATCCTGCTGCTGTGGCTCTGGAATGCCTCAGTAGCAAGGGAGTCTGACCGGGGCTCTAGAGACATACGCGTTACTTTCTCCGACGACGACGGCAGCAGCTGGGCCCCCTCCCGCGACATCACTGCCCAGGCAAGACTGCCGGGCTGGAAGCCCTGGTATGGAATCGGTCCCGGCCACGGCATTGTCAAGCAGTTGGAACCCGCCAGTGGGCGCATCGTTGTGCCAGCACGGCACAGCATCAAAGGTCGCGGCAGTGCCTCCCACCTGCTCCTCTCAGACGATGGCGGTGCTAGCTGGCGAGTGGGGGCAGTGGCGAGTTACAGCCCCTCCAGTGAATGCACGGTGAGCGAACTCGGCGACGGCAGCCTGATGCTGAACAGCCGCAGTAACGGCGGCCGGCGGGTGGTGAGTATCAGCCGCGATGGTGGCCTCACTATGGCCAGCAGCGGGCCCGATCCCCAGTTGATCGAACCGGTCAACGGCTGCCAGGCAAGCCTGCTCACCTACGGCTTCGGTCCCGGCCAGCAGGCCACATTGGTGTTTGCCAATCCGGTGGATTTACAGCACCGCACCAACGGCCGCCTCCGCCTCAGCACTAACAATGGCCAGAGCTGGAGCCGGGGCTTCGGCTACGGCCAGGGGGCCGGCAGCTTCACTGGCTACAGCGACCTGGCCCGCTTCGCCAACGGCGATGTGGGCCTGCTGGTGGAATCCGGAGCTAGCTACCGCAAAGCTCGGGACAACCAGCGCCACGGCGGCATCGTCTTCCAGCGCATTCCCTTTGAACTGATCCGCGCAGCCTGA